A genomic segment from Maniola jurtina chromosome 16, ilManJurt1.1, whole genome shotgun sequence encodes:
- the LOC123872946 gene encoding mediator of DNA damage checkpoint protein 1-like isoform X5: MELTQRLECTQEVYSDSLREKTSSEQIGFLGICGTEHPLKMGPNKIGRDPQMCDIVLNLKSISRQHAVINILNSRDFMVMDLGSANKTKLSGKTLPPFLSQPLKNGDVVQFGDVFGVFRLFQENDLPMTQAMDIPDTPAHNRHVSKNNIHATTIPESPEVSDKEDSFIAASEQQPKNAFKSPNDIFWKSSGKTILIKPIGTNKIDNVYWSSSKKSDSFSMQSNVSHNLNDSLTSPGHSRTNKVHEQSIHDIDTQIDKLDTQVPVNQNENLDSIYNANTQIVESSDSLNIHEIETQLPAQDYLACKRQEQENLKIISRTHNKENVSNIYNAETQMPFDEKPVSPKDSIHNAETQVILNVKPKLSSSSNVSDDIILFDEIDNEPFENDFESQQLLSPKSNIENQIVTDEFTESQDTNFVPRKRANRIESDSSTDREEINIAPTQIKPGLNNDDDLTDCEDSNDNDIIQPNKLVENIEDLPTQILDDTKIYEKSTKLANKDDSFENLPTQIITIEENKTIKNTRKQKPDISNLPTQVLDPEQDISTCFEEALTQQIYSEEVVKFKVPLQSPIKKKRRADESNNKSSSVIEITDDDDDEKYYAATQELFNDLCSQKAPSPEVKVLNSEKNQFTKKEDSITRSFQNDSSESIDADEKISEFVSNLTCLQIQDVVGVQKDVTVLKKVPSDGSDIVATPKKIDCLSVLETDLPNTQEIKTGISLLANSDLESLKDDLSESDINSEKSTPIKLKLKETVTRKIRINLSDKFDLETKPVRSSSRVRKPTLRIQNCDETFKDEAEKILNPNLTKARKIETDRRSSNANNDKHKKEKSSKSKVEDYGRCDKNSSSAKDQHNSKKNNPTKVATENPTRIESKRERKPKQKDEMIDHVKPNIKKTTSEESNEKNHSNSTGRSTRSKQKEEEIRKNELNSNSKISKSTEKDELRTDKSNKSDKKSNKERSKSPETRRKRTKQEGSAEVEVKKPASKERSMSSELGIKKRERSKSLQTGRKRTKKERSTELEVKKIPSKERSSSPELGVKKKPRKERSRSPEIGTKRRPARSSEKETEEKPTKERKNSEEPINILSSKHEHSSVYSAISNQVSSDTSNDSPTKLKRPASSELEVPNAKKPRRLSSNMSILRATPTRKNKTQYVLFTAFPSDEVKNKLEKLGAVVVSDVVTCTVVLTLQIKRTFKLLCAIGLGKPIVGPDWVQVCSDTNMIVDPWQYILVDEVSERKFKFNLHRTLVGKRDFLKGYNVSCTPNVVPRPPELKLIVECSGGKWKEEGPNWVCVSAQCDDELWADLKRRGAILVTPEFILGGVLKQKAEIKKYMLCMGQMERTFESFYGCHTR, encoded by the exons ATGGAGTTAACGCAACGGCTTGAGTGTACACAAGAAGTGTATTCAGACAGTCTACGTGAAAAAACATCTTCAGAGCAG ATTGGGTTTTTGGGTATCTGCGGTACTGAGCATCCACTTAAAATGGGTCCTAATAAAATTGGAAGAGACCCACAAATGTGCGATATCGTCCTCAATTTGAAA TCTATATCGAGACAGCATGCTgtaattaacattttaaataGCAGAGATTTTATGGTCATGGATTTGGGGTCAGCAAATAAGACCAAATTGTCaggt AAAACACTGCCACCATTCTTATCTCAGCCTTTAAAAAATGGAGATGTGGTTCAATTTGGAGATGTTTTTGGAGTCTTCAGACTATTTCAGGAAAATGATCTGCCAATGACACAGGCCATGGATATTCCTGACACACCAGCGCATAACCGTCATGTCTCGAAGAACAATATACATGCTACAACTATACCTGAATCACCAGAAGTTAGTGATAAG GAAGATTCATTCATTGCAGCATCAGAACAACAACCAAAAAATGCATTCAAAAGCCCAAATGATATTTTTTGGAAATCAAGTggcaaaacaatattaattaaacccattggtacaaataaaattgataatgTGTATTGGAGCTCCTCTAAAAAGTCTGACTCTTTTAGTATGCAGTCAAATGTTTCTCATAATCTTAATGATTCATTGACATCGCCAGGCCATTCCCGTACCAACAAAGTACATGAGCAAAGTATTCATGATATAGACACACAAATAGACAAATTGGATACACAAGTACCAGTAAACCAAAACGAAAATTTAGATTCTATTTATAATGCCAACACTCAAATTGTAGAAAGTTCAGATTCGCTTAACATTCATGAAATAGAAACGCAATTGCCAGCTCAAGATTATTTGGCTTGCAAAAGGCAAGAGCAAGAAAACCTGAAAATTATTTCTAGAACACATAACAAAGAAAATGTTAGCAATATTTACAATGCTGAAACGCAAATGCCATTTGATGAGAAACCTGTATCACCAAAAGATAGCATACACAATGCAGAAacgcaagtgatattgaatgtTAAACCTAAGTTGTCTAGTTCTAGTAATGTTTCAGATGATATAATACTGTTTGACGAAATCGACAACGAGCCATTCGAAAATGATTTTGAATCTCAACAATTGCTTTCACCTAAATCTAACATTGAAAACCAAATAGTAACTGACGAATTTACAGAATCACAAGACACTAATTTTGTTCCACGAAAACGAGCTAATAGGATTGAATCTGACAGTTCCACTGACCGTGAAGAAATAAATATTGCTCCTACTCAGATAAAACCCGGATTAAACAATGATGACGACTTAACTGATTGTGAAGACTCAAATGACAATGACATAATCCAACCAAATAAACTTGTGGAAAACATAGAAGATTTACCAACTCAAATTTTAGATGATACgaaaatttatgaaaaaagCACAAAATTGGCCAACAAAGATGATAGTTTTGAAAACTTACCTACTCAAATAATAACTATTGAAGAAAATAAGACTATTAAAAATACTCGTAAACAAAAACCTGACATCTCGAATTTACCGACACAAGTGTTAGACCCCGAACAAGACATAAGCACTTGTTTCGAAGAAGCTCTAACTCAACAAATTTATTCTGAGGAAGTTGTAAAATTTAAAGTTCCTTTACAATCACCCATTAAAAAGAAGAGAAGGGCTGACGAAAGTAATAACAAAAGTAGTTCTGTTATTGAAATaactgacgatgatgatgatgagaaatATTACGCAGCTACGCAAGAGCTTTTTAATGACTTATGTTCTCAAAAAGCTCCGTCTCCAGAAGTCAAAGTCTTAAATAGTGAAAAAAATCAGTTTACAAAAAAAGAAGACAGTATTACTAGATCTTTTCAAAATGATTCATCTGAAAGTATTGATGCAGACGAAAAAATCTCCGAATTTGTTTCTAATTTAACGTGTTTACAAATTCAAGACGTAGTTGGAGTTCAAAAAGACGTAACCGTTCTAAAAAAAGTGCCTAGTGATGGCTCAGATATTGTGGCCACTCCAAAAAAGATAGATTGTCTCTCAGTGTTAGAAACTGATTTGCCTAACAcccaagaaatcaaaactgggATATCGCTACTAGCTAATTCAGACCTTGAATCATTAAAGGACGATCTTAGCGAGTCAGACATTAATTCAGAGAAAAGTACGCCGATCAAATTGAAACTTAAAGAGACAGTGACACGTAAAATCAGGATTAATCTCTCAGATAAGTTCGATCTGGAAACTAAACCTGTAAGAAGTAGCTCTCGAGTGCGAAAGCCAACGTTGAGGATACAAAACTGCGATGAAACTTTTAAAGATGAGGccgaaaaaatactaaatcctAATTTAACAAAAGCGCGAAAAATTGAAACTGACAGGCGATCTTCAAATGCAAACAATGATAAACATAAGAAAGAGAAatcaagtaaaagtaaagttgaAGACTATGGTCGATGTGATAAAAACAGTAGTAGCGCAAAAGATCAGCATAACTCTAAAAAAAATAACCCTACAAAAGTAGCAACAGAAAACCCTACGAGAATTGAATCTAAAAGAGAAAGAAAACCTAAACAAAAAGACGAGATGATCGACCACGTTAAGCCCAATATCAAAAAGACTACCTCAGAGGAGTCTAATGAAAAGAATCATTCAAATAGTACAGGTAGAAGTACACGCAGTAaacaaaaagaagaagaaataagAAAAAACGAGTTAAATTCTAACAGCAAAATATCCAAATCAACAGAAAAAGATGAATTAAGGACAGACAAAAGTAATAAGAGCGATAAGAAATCGAATAAAGAAAGATCTAAATCTCCTGAAACACGAAGAAAAAGAACGAAGCAAGAAGGAAGTGCCGAGGTAGAAGTAAAGAAACCTGCCAGTAAAGAGCGATCTATGTCTTCAGAGTTAGGAATAAAGAAAAGGGAAAGATCTAAATCTCTGCAAACAGGAAGAAAAAGaacaaagaaagaaagaagtacTGAGTTAGAAGTGAAGAAAATCCCTAGTAAAGAACGATCTAGCTCTCCAGAG TTAGGAGTGAAGAAAAAACCTCGTAAAGAAAGATCTAGGTCTCCTGAAATTGGAACAAAGAGAAGACCTGCTAGATCCTCGGAGAAGGAAACTGAAGAAAAACcaacaaaagaaagaaagaattcAGAAGAACCAATTAATATACTATCATCAAAACACGAACATAGTTCAGTGTACAGTGCTATCAGTAATCAGGTATCATCAGATACAAGCAATGATTCACCAACTAAACTCAAAAGGCCTGCAAGTTCCGAACTTGAGGTACCTAATGCAAAGAAACCTAGAAGACTGAGTAGTAATATGTCGATACTTAGAGCTACACCAACTAGGAAAAATAAGACGCAGTATGTTTTATTTACCGCATTTCCTAGTGATGAAGTGAAGAATAAACTGGAGAAGTTAG gtgCCGTAGTAGTATCGGATGTGGTGACCTGCACAGTAGTGCTGACGCTGCAGATTAAGAGGACGTTCAAGCTTCTCTGCGCTATTGGCCTCGGCAAGCCAATCGTTGGCCCTGATTGGGTCCAAGTTTGTTCCGACACTAATATGATTGTTG ATCCATGGCAGTACATATTGGTAGATGAAGTGAGCGAAAGGAAGtttaaattcaacttgcatCGGACACTGGTCGGCAAGAGGGACTTCCTCAAGGGATACAATGTGTCATGCACACCCAATGTTGTGCCCAGACCACCAGAATTGAAgc tgatAGTGGAATGTTCGGGTGGAAAATGGAAGGAGGAAGGACCTAACTGGGTTTGTGTGTCGGCGCAATGCGACGATGAGTTGTGGGCCGACCTCAAGCGACGTGGCGCCATCTTAGTCACCCCAGAATTTATACTGGGAGGCGTGTTGAAACAGAAAGCCGAAATTAAGAAGTATATGTTGTGCATGGGACAGATGGAAAGGACTTTCGAATCTTTTTATGGTTGTCATACTCGATAA
- the LOC123872946 gene encoding mediator of DNA damage checkpoint protein 1-like isoform X2 — protein sequence MELTQRLECTQEVYSDSLREKTSSEQIGFLGICGTEHPLKMGPNKIGRDPQMCDIVLNLKSISRQHAVINILNSRDFMVMDLGSANKTKLSGKTLPPFLSQPLKNGDVVQFGDVFGVFRLFQENDLPMTQAMDIPDTPAHNRHVSKNNIHATTIPESPEVSDKEDSFIAASEQQPKNAFKSPNDIFWKSSGKTILIKPIGTNKIDNVYWSSSKKSDSFSMQSNVSHNLNDSLTSPGHSRTNKVHEQSIHDIDTQIDKLDTQVPVNQNENLDSIYNANTQIVESSDSLNIHEIETQLPAQDYLACKRQEQENLKIISRTHNKENVSNIYNAETQMPFDEKPVSPKDSIHNAETQVILNVKPKLSSSSNVSDDIILFDEIDNEPFENDFESQQLLSPKSNIENQIVTDEFTESQDTNFVPRKRANRIESDSSTDREEINIAPTQIKPGLNNDDDLTDCEDSNDNDIIQPNKLVENIEDLPTQILDDTKIYEKSTKLANKDDSFENLPTQIITIEENKTIKNTRKQKPDISNLPTQVLDPEQDISTCFEEALTQQIYSEEVVKFKVPLQSPIKKKRRADESNNKSSSVIEITDDDDDEKYYAATQELFNDLCSQKAPSPEVKVLNSEKNQFTKKEDSITRSFQNDSSESIDADEKISEFVSNLTCLQIQDVVGVQKDVTVLKKVPSDGSDIVATPKKIDCLSVLETDLPNTQEIKTGISLLANSDLESLKDDLSESDINSEKSTPIKLKLKETVTRKIRINLSDKFDLETKPVRSSSRVRKPTLRIQNCDETFKDEAEKILNPNLTKARKIETDRRSSNANNDKHKKEKSSKSKVEDYGRCDKNSSSAKDQHNSKKNNPTKVATENPTRIESKRERKPKQKDEMIDHVKPNIKKTTSEESNEKNHSNSTGRSTRSKQKEEEIRKNELNSNSKISKSTEKDELRTDKSNKSDKKSNKERSKSPETRRKRTKQEGSAEVEVKKPASKERSMSSELGIKKRERSKSLQTGRKRTKKERSTELEVKKIPSKERSSSPELEVKKTHSKERSGSPELGVKKKPRKERSRSPEIGTKRRPARSSEKETEEKPTKERKNSEEPINILSSKHEHSSVYSAISNQVSSDTSNDSPTKLKRPASSELEVPNAKKPRRLSSNMSILRATPTRKNKTQYVLFTAFPSDEVKNKLEKLGAVVVSDVVTCTVVLTLQIKRTFKLLCAIGLGKPIVGPDWVQVCSDTNMIVDPWQYILVDEVSERKFKFNLHRTLVGKRDFLKGYNVSCTPNVVPRPPELKLIVECSGGKWKEEGPNWVCVSAQCDDELWADLKRRGAILVTPEFILGGVLKQKAEIKKYMLCMGQMERTFESFYGCHTR from the exons ATGGAGTTAACGCAACGGCTTGAGTGTACACAAGAAGTGTATTCAGACAGTCTACGTGAAAAAACATCTTCAGAGCAG ATTGGGTTTTTGGGTATCTGCGGTACTGAGCATCCACTTAAAATGGGTCCTAATAAAATTGGAAGAGACCCACAAATGTGCGATATCGTCCTCAATTTGAAA TCTATATCGAGACAGCATGCTgtaattaacattttaaataGCAGAGATTTTATGGTCATGGATTTGGGGTCAGCAAATAAGACCAAATTGTCaggt AAAACACTGCCACCATTCTTATCTCAGCCTTTAAAAAATGGAGATGTGGTTCAATTTGGAGATGTTTTTGGAGTCTTCAGACTATTTCAGGAAAATGATCTGCCAATGACACAGGCCATGGATATTCCTGACACACCAGCGCATAACCGTCATGTCTCGAAGAACAATATACATGCTACAACTATACCTGAATCACCAGAAGTTAGTGATAAG GAAGATTCATTCATTGCAGCATCAGAACAACAACCAAAAAATGCATTCAAAAGCCCAAATGATATTTTTTGGAAATCAAGTggcaaaacaatattaattaaacccattggtacaaataaaattgataatgTGTATTGGAGCTCCTCTAAAAAGTCTGACTCTTTTAGTATGCAGTCAAATGTTTCTCATAATCTTAATGATTCATTGACATCGCCAGGCCATTCCCGTACCAACAAAGTACATGAGCAAAGTATTCATGATATAGACACACAAATAGACAAATTGGATACACAAGTACCAGTAAACCAAAACGAAAATTTAGATTCTATTTATAATGCCAACACTCAAATTGTAGAAAGTTCAGATTCGCTTAACATTCATGAAATAGAAACGCAATTGCCAGCTCAAGATTATTTGGCTTGCAAAAGGCAAGAGCAAGAAAACCTGAAAATTATTTCTAGAACACATAACAAAGAAAATGTTAGCAATATTTACAATGCTGAAACGCAAATGCCATTTGATGAGAAACCTGTATCACCAAAAGATAGCATACACAATGCAGAAacgcaagtgatattgaatgtTAAACCTAAGTTGTCTAGTTCTAGTAATGTTTCAGATGATATAATACTGTTTGACGAAATCGACAACGAGCCATTCGAAAATGATTTTGAATCTCAACAATTGCTTTCACCTAAATCTAACATTGAAAACCAAATAGTAACTGACGAATTTACAGAATCACAAGACACTAATTTTGTTCCACGAAAACGAGCTAATAGGATTGAATCTGACAGTTCCACTGACCGTGAAGAAATAAATATTGCTCCTACTCAGATAAAACCCGGATTAAACAATGATGACGACTTAACTGATTGTGAAGACTCAAATGACAATGACATAATCCAACCAAATAAACTTGTGGAAAACATAGAAGATTTACCAACTCAAATTTTAGATGATACgaaaatttatgaaaaaagCACAAAATTGGCCAACAAAGATGATAGTTTTGAAAACTTACCTACTCAAATAATAACTATTGAAGAAAATAAGACTATTAAAAATACTCGTAAACAAAAACCTGACATCTCGAATTTACCGACACAAGTGTTAGACCCCGAACAAGACATAAGCACTTGTTTCGAAGAAGCTCTAACTCAACAAATTTATTCTGAGGAAGTTGTAAAATTTAAAGTTCCTTTACAATCACCCATTAAAAAGAAGAGAAGGGCTGACGAAAGTAATAACAAAAGTAGTTCTGTTATTGAAATaactgacgatgatgatgatgagaaatATTACGCAGCTACGCAAGAGCTTTTTAATGACTTATGTTCTCAAAAAGCTCCGTCTCCAGAAGTCAAAGTCTTAAATAGTGAAAAAAATCAGTTTACAAAAAAAGAAGACAGTATTACTAGATCTTTTCAAAATGATTCATCTGAAAGTATTGATGCAGACGAAAAAATCTCCGAATTTGTTTCTAATTTAACGTGTTTACAAATTCAAGACGTAGTTGGAGTTCAAAAAGACGTAACCGTTCTAAAAAAAGTGCCTAGTGATGGCTCAGATATTGTGGCCACTCCAAAAAAGATAGATTGTCTCTCAGTGTTAGAAACTGATTTGCCTAACAcccaagaaatcaaaactgggATATCGCTACTAGCTAATTCAGACCTTGAATCATTAAAGGACGATCTTAGCGAGTCAGACATTAATTCAGAGAAAAGTACGCCGATCAAATTGAAACTTAAAGAGACAGTGACACGTAAAATCAGGATTAATCTCTCAGATAAGTTCGATCTGGAAACTAAACCTGTAAGAAGTAGCTCTCGAGTGCGAAAGCCAACGTTGAGGATACAAAACTGCGATGAAACTTTTAAAGATGAGGccgaaaaaatactaaatcctAATTTAACAAAAGCGCGAAAAATTGAAACTGACAGGCGATCTTCAAATGCAAACAATGATAAACATAAGAAAGAGAAatcaagtaaaagtaaagttgaAGACTATGGTCGATGTGATAAAAACAGTAGTAGCGCAAAAGATCAGCATAACTCTAAAAAAAATAACCCTACAAAAGTAGCAACAGAAAACCCTACGAGAATTGAATCTAAAAGAGAAAGAAAACCTAAACAAAAAGACGAGATGATCGACCACGTTAAGCCCAATATCAAAAAGACTACCTCAGAGGAGTCTAATGAAAAGAATCATTCAAATAGTACAGGTAGAAGTACACGCAGTAaacaaaaagaagaagaaataagAAAAAACGAGTTAAATTCTAACAGCAAAATATCCAAATCAACAGAAAAAGATGAATTAAGGACAGACAAAAGTAATAAGAGCGATAAGAAATCGAATAAAGAAAGATCTAAATCTCCTGAAACACGAAGAAAAAGAACGAAGCAAGAAGGAAGTGCCGAGGTAGAAGTAAAGAAACCTGCCAGTAAAGAGCGATCTATGTCTTCAGAGTTAGGAATAAAGAAAAGGGAAAGATCTAAATCTCTGCAAACAGGAAGAAAAAGaacaaagaaagaaagaagtacTGAGTTAGAAGTGAAGAAAATCCCTAGTAAAGAACGATCTAGCTCTCCAGAG TTAGAAGTAAAGAAAACCCACAGTAAAGAACGATCTGGGTCTCCAGAGTTAGGAGTGAAGAAAAAACCTCGTAAAGAAAGATCTAGGTCTCCTGAAATTGGAACAAAGAGAAGACCTGCTAGATCCTCGGAGAAGGAAACTGAAGAAAAACcaacaaaagaaagaaagaattcAGAAGAACCAATTAATATACTATCATCAAAACACGAACATAGTTCAGTGTACAGTGCTATCAGTAATCAGGTATCATCAGATACAAGCAATGATTCACCAACTAAACTCAAAAGGCCTGCAAGTTCCGAACTTGAGGTACCTAATGCAAAGAAACCTAGAAGACTGAGTAGTAATATGTCGATACTTAGAGCTACACCAACTAGGAAAAATAAGACGCAGTATGTTTTATTTACCGCATTTCCTAGTGATGAAGTGAAGAATAAACTGGAGAAGTTAG gtgCCGTAGTAGTATCGGATGTGGTGACCTGCACAGTAGTGCTGACGCTGCAGATTAAGAGGACGTTCAAGCTTCTCTGCGCTATTGGCCTCGGCAAGCCAATCGTTGGCCCTGATTGGGTCCAAGTTTGTTCCGACACTAATATGATTGTTG ATCCATGGCAGTACATATTGGTAGATGAAGTGAGCGAAAGGAAGtttaaattcaacttgcatCGGACACTGGTCGGCAAGAGGGACTTCCTCAAGGGATACAATGTGTCATGCACACCCAATGTTGTGCCCAGACCACCAGAATTGAAgc tgatAGTGGAATGTTCGGGTGGAAAATGGAAGGAGGAAGGACCTAACTGGGTTTGTGTGTCGGCGCAATGCGACGATGAGTTGTGGGCCGACCTCAAGCGACGTGGCGCCATCTTAGTCACCCCAGAATTTATACTGGGAGGCGTGTTGAAACAGAAAGCCGAAATTAAGAAGTATATGTTGTGCATGGGACAGATGGAAAGGACTTTCGAATCTTTTTATGGTTGTCATACTCGATAA